CTCGTCGTAGCCGGCCCGAACCTCCTCCGGGATCGCGCGGTCGCGCGATCCCTTGGTCGGCACGCCGTCGACGCGCAGCAGGGCGGCGCCCTCGGGCGCGGCGATCTTGCCCGGGTTGAACTGGTTGCGCGGATCGAAGGCGGTCTTCACCGCCTGAAGCACGGGGTAGAGCGCGCCGAAGAACCGGGGCGAGAACTCGGAGCGCACGCCCTTGCCGTGCTCGCCCCAGAGCAGGCCGCCGTAGCGCTGCGTGAGGGCGACGACGTCCTCGGTGACCGCGCGGACCAGCGCCTCGGCGCCGGGGGCCTTCATGTCGATGGCCGGGCGGACGTGGAGCACGCCCGCGTCGACGTGGCCGAACATGCCGTAGTCCAGGCCGCGCCGGTCCAGCGCGTGCCGGAACTCCGCGATGTAGTCGGCGAGGTGCTCCGGCGGGACGGCGGTGTCCTCCACGAAGGCGACGGGCCGCCGGTCGCCCCGGGTGTTGCCGAGGAGGCCGACCGCCTTCTTGCGCATCGCCCAGAGGCGGCCGACCTCCGCCTCGCCCCGGGCCACCGTGTAGCCCCGCCGGCCGTCGGCCGTCCCGGCCTGGTCCAGGGCCGTCGTGAGACGGGCGAGCGCGGCCTCGACCGCATCCGCGCCGCCGACGAACTCGATCAGGTTGACGCCGCGGGCCCGCTCGCCCCGATCCTCCGGGAAGTAGGCGGCGACGCTCTCCCAGACGGGATCCTCCTGTGCGAGCCCCAGCACCGTCGAATCCACCGTCTCGACGGAGGCCGCCCCGAAGACCATGAGCGCGCGGGCGTCCCGCAGGGCCGCGTCGAAGCCGTCGTAGCGGAGGACCACCAGCGCCACGTGGCTCGGCAGCGGCAGGACGTTGAGCGTCGCCTCGGCGAGGAGGCCCAGCGTCCCCTCCGAACCGCACAGCACGGCGTTGAGGTCGAAGCGTCCGTCCCCGCGGCGCAGGTGGGCGAGGTCGTAGCCGGTGAGGCACCGGTTCAGCGGCGGGAACGTCTCGTCGATCAGCGCCGCGTTCTCGCGCTGCAGCCTGTCCAGCTCCCGGTGGATGGCACCCGCGAGATCGGGCCGGCCCTGGGCGGCCTCCAGCCCGGCCGCGTCGAGCGGTTCGGAATGCCAGACCGTCCCGTCGGCGAGCACCGTGGTGAGGGCGAGCACGTGGTCGCGGGTCTTGCCGTAGAGGCAGGAGCCCTGGCCGCACGCGTCCGTCGCGACCATGCCGCCGATGGTGGCGCGGCTCGAGGTCGAGAGTTCGGGGGCGAAGAACAGGCCGTGCTCGGCCAGCGCGGCGTTGAGCTGGTCCTTCACCACGCCCGCCTCGACCCGCGCCGTGCGGCGCACCGGGTCGATGGCGAGGATGCGGTTCATGTGCCGCGACAGGTCGACCACGAGCCCGTCCGTGAGGGACTGGCCGTTGGTCCCGGTCCCGCCACCGCGGGGGGCGATCCGGACTTCGGCAAACCGCTCCTCGGCGAGCAGCGTGGCGATGCGCGCGAGGTCGTCGAGGCCCCGCGGGAAGGCGATGGCCCGCGGCGTGATCTGGTAGATCGAGTTGTCCGTGGCGAGCACGGTGCGGTCGGCCTCGGCCAGGGTCAGGTCGCCCGCGAAGCCGCGCACGCGCAGCTCGGCGCAGAGGGCCGCGTAGAGCGACGGCGCCTTCGGCCCGGAGGAGAGACGGGGGATCATGGCGATCAGGCCGGGACCGCGGCCGGGATCGCGTCCCGGCGGACCTGCCGGCCGAAGGCCAGCATCGTCAGGGCGCCGACGAGCAGGATGCCCCCGACCATGAGGAGCGGCGCCGTGAAGCCGCCAGAGACGTCGCGGACCAGGCCGATCAGGTAGGGGCCGGCGAAGCCGCCCAGGTTGCCGATCGAGACGATCATCGCGATGCCGCCGGCCGCCGCCCGGCCGGTCAGGAAGCCCGAGGGCACCGCCCAGAAGGTCGCCACGAAGGAGTTGATGCCCATCACGGCGACGCAGAGGGCCGCGATGGTCAGGAGGGGCGTCGGGGTCAGGGCACTCGCCGTCAGGGCCGCGGCACCGACGAACAGCGAGATGGCGGGGTAGATCGTGCGGTCGCGGCCCCGGTCCGACAGGCGGCCCCAGACCACCATCGCGACCGCACCGCAGAGGTAGGGGATCGCGGTCACAATTCCGATGAGCGAGGTCGCGAGCCCCAGCTGCTTGATGATCTGCGGCAGCCACAGGCCGATGCCCAGCGAGCCGATAATGGCGCAGAAGTTGATCGCCGCCAGCGTCAGCACCCGCCAGTTCCGCAGCGCCTGGGCCAGCGTCATCGGATGCTTCTTCTCGATCGCCGCCTTCTCCGCCGCGAGCGTGGCGACGAGGACGTCGCGCTCGGCGCGCGTGAGACATCGTGCCTTCTCGGGCCGGTCCGTGAGGACGAAGAGGCAGACGATGCCGAGGAGGACCGCCGGCAGGGCCTCGAGGATGAGGAGCCACTGCCATCCCGCGAGGCCGAAGCCCTCGACCTGCACCAGCGCCCCGGAGATCGGCGAGCCGATGATGTTGGCGACCGGGATGCCGAGGAGGAACAGCGCGGTCGCCCGCGCCCGCACCGCGGAGGGGAACCACAGGCTGAGATAGAGGAAGACGCCGGGCACGAAGCCCGCCTCGCCGAGGCCGAGGAGGAACCGCGCGACGCCGAACTGGATCGGGCCGGTCACGAAGGCGGTCGCCGCCGAGACGAGGCCCCAGGTGATCATGATCCGCGCGATCCAGAGCCGGGCTCCGACGCGCATCATGATCAGGTTGCTCGGGATCTCGGCGAGGAAGTAGCCGAGGAAGAACAGCCCCGCTCCGATACCGAAGGACGTCGCGGTGAGCCCGATGTGCGCGTTCATCGTGAGCGCGGCGAAGCCGACATTCACGCGGTCCAGGTAGCTGACCACGTAGCACACGAACAGAAACGGCAGGATCCGCCGCATCATCTTGCGATGGAGGTTCCGCTCATCGACCGCGTGGGCCGGAGCCTGGGCCTGTTGCCCTTGCGCCATGACGTCCGCTCCCGAATCGCCGATTTTGAAACGGCGTTTCGTTTTAACTCGCGCAATCGGCCGGGGCTGTCAACGATGCCGTGGGCAAGGCGGCGTCACGGCTTGGTGAGCCGGGGGCTGATGGCTATGGATCCGACGGTCGCGAAGCTGGGACGAGTGCGAAGAGATGGCGAAGGAGGCGCGCGCGCGGCCCAATCTCGAGGGAGTGGCCTCGGCCGATCGGGTGCTGACCGTGCTGACCGCGTTCCGGCGGGGCGACGACGCCCTCGAACTCTCCGAGCTCGCCCGCCGCACGTCGCTCGTGAAGAGCACGATCATGCGGCTGTGCATCTCGCTGGAGAAATTCGACCTGATCGAGCGGCTGGATGACGGGCGCTACCGACTCGGCGTCGAGGCGGCCCGGATCGGCTCGGTCTACCAGCAATCCTTCGCGCTGGAGGAGCGGATCGTCCCGGTCCTGGAGCGGCTCGCCGCCGAGTCCCTGGAGACGGCCTCGTTCTACATCCGCCGGGGCAACCAGCGGCTCTGCCTGTTCCGGGCGGACTCGCCGTCGCCGCTGCGGATGAACGTCCGCCCCGGCGACATGCGGCCGATGGACGAGTCCGCCATCGCCCAGGTCTTGAGGGCGTTCAGCGACCAGAGGACTTCGGAAAGGGCGCCGGTCGAGATCCCGGTCTATTCCTCCGGCGTCACCGACCCGCACGTGGCATCGATCGCGATGCCGGTGTTCGGGACCGAGGAGCGGCTGATCGGCGCCCTCGCTCTCTCGGGCCCATCGTCGAGGCTGACGAGGGAGCAGGCCGAAACCCTCAAGCCGCGGCTGCGGGAGGCCGGTGAACGCCTGTCGTCCGAGCTCGGCGCACAGCTCTGAAGAGGCTCGCGCTCGACAGGCCGTTGGGCAGCGCGGTGCTGCCCCGCACGACGGCGCGCCCGGATGAGTCCAGTCCAGAGCCCGCCGGGCGGATCCTTTCGACTTGAAGCCGGTCGCTCCGCCGGTCTCTACTGCCGAGATCTGAGCCGGGGAATCGACATGGGAAGGCGGGGTCCTGTCACGCCGGACGTGCGGGCTCGGCGCGACAGCTTCTTCTTGCGGGAGCCGGCACCGAGCCGCTCTCTCTCCCAGCTCGCTGCCTACCCCTGGCTCGTGGTCGGCATCACCTGCCTGGGCGCCTTCGTCGGGCAAGTCGATGCCAGCATCGTACAGCTCGGGCTGCCGGCCCTCGAGCAGGCCTTCGACGCCTCGCTCGATCAGGTGAGCTGGGTCGCGGTGGGCTACAGCCTCGCGTTCGCCGCCGTGCTCCCCGCCTACGCGCGGCTGGCCGAGATCGCCGGTCGCAAGCTGTTGTACCTCCTCGGCTTCGCGCTCTTCGGGCTGTTCTCGGCCCTGTGCGGGCTGGCGCCGAGCCTGCCCTGGCTCATCGCCTTTCGCGTGCTGCAGGGCATGAGCGGAGCCCTCCTCGGGGCGAACAGCATCGTCATCCTTGTGGCCGTCACTGACCAGACCCAGCGCGGGCGCGCGATGGGACTGTTCGCCAGTGCCCAGGCACTTGGCGTGATTGCGGGGCCGGCGCTCGGCGGCCTGCTGCTGAACGATCTCAGCTGGCACTGGATCTTCTGGGTGACCGTGCCGGTCACGGCACTCGGTGCGGCGCTGGGCTGGGTGCTCGTTCCGGTCAGCACGCCGCTTGGCAGGGACGCGACCTTCGATTGGCGGGGCGCGTTGCTGCTGATCCCAGCCCTGTGCGGGCTGATGATGACGCTCACCGAGTTGAACGCCTGGGGGCCGCTCTCGCCGTCGGTGCTGGCGTGCGCGATAGTGGCCGCCGCCTTGCTGGCAGGATTTGTCTGGTGGGATGGCCGAGCCCCGGCTCCGCTGATCGACCTGGGCTTGTTCCGGTCGCGCGCCTTCACCGGCGGAACGGTGGCCGCGCTGCTGTCCTACGCGATGCTGTACGGGATGTTCTTCGCCATGTCCTTCGCCCTGGTGCGCGGTTACCGCGACGCGCCGGTGTCGGCGGGGCTGCGGCTCGCCATCATACCGGTGGCGCTCGGCTTGGTGGCACCGTTCAGCGGCCGTCTGTCGGAGCGATGGCCCCGCCTCGCGACGCGGGGCGGTACGGGGCTGTGCGCGGCCGCCGCCCTCGGGCTGAGCCAGACGCTCACGGGAGGTCTCGGCGGCGAGCCGGCCATGACGCTGTTGCTGGCGGCGTACGGAGTGGGGCTCGGCCTGTTCATCGCCCCGAATAACGGCGCCACCCTCGCGGCCGCACCGGCCGAGCACGCCGGACAGGCGGGCGGTCTGCTGAACCTCATGCGAGCGTTCGGCACGGCGACGGGCGTGGCGGCCGCTTCCGCGCTGCTCGCGTGGCGCGTGGAGCAGGCAACGGGCCTTCACGGACGCACGGTGGGGGTGAGCGAGCGAGCCCTGTTGGGGGCGGCCAGTGACGTGATGATCCTGTTGGCCACTCTGGCCCTGGCGACGGCGCTCGCCGCCTCGTTCGAGGATCGCCGGCGGACCCCGCCACGCCGCGCCTGATATCATCGCCGCGCCGCGCTCCCGGATGTCGCGCGGCGATCTGTGAAAACGCGCGATCTCGGCGGCCTGGTGCCGGTCAGCGCAGTGTCGCGACGCACTCCGAATCCGCTCGCTGTCCAAACGCGTCGCAGCCCGTCGACAGCGCGGACTTCAACGCCTCGTAGAACAGAGAGGCCGCTGGCGTCAGCGACGCGTTGCGGCGACGCACGAGGCTGATCGTGCGGTAGATCACGGGTTCGGCCAGCAGGACCTCTCTGAGATCGTCCCGGGGAGAGGCGCCCTTCAGGGCCGCCGGGAGGATTGCGGCGCCGATGCCTGCCGACACCAGCGCCAAGGCGGTCGGCGTGCTCTCCACCACGAACCGACCGCGGGGCGGCAGGCCCGCTGCCGTGAGCTGAGCCTCGACACGGGGTCGGTTGCCGCTGGCGCCTCCGAGGGTCACGAGATCCGTACCGGAGAGGTCCGTCCACCGGACCTCGCGTCGTCCGGCGAGGGGATGGCCGGAATGGCAGATCAGCACGAACGGATCCCGCACCAGCCGATCCTCGATGAGATCGGCATCGGCCTCCTGCTGGATGTGGATCCCGAAATCCGCCTCGCCCTTGCGCACGGCCTCGGTCACCAGCGCGCCGGAGCGTTCGAGGATCTGAACCCGGTTCTGCGGGTAGTCGCGCCCGTAGGCCTGCAGGACCGCCGGCATCCGGCGGAAGGCGATCGACTGAACGGTCGCCACCGTGACGTCGCCGACACCCAGCCGCGAGGTCGTGCGCAGGCGCTCGATCCCGTGGGTGAAATCGGTGATGAGCCGCGCGGCCAGCGGCAGGAACTCGTGGCCCACGGCGCTGAGGCGCACCGACCGCGTGGTGCGGTCGAGCAGCACCGCGCCGAGGAAGCCCTCGAGCTTCTGGATCCGCCGGGTGAGCGCCGTCTGCGTCAGCCCGAGGCTCTCGGCCGCCCGGCGGTAGCTGCCAAGCTCCGCGATCAGCACGAACGCCTGAACGCCGTCCACGGGAAGCTTCATGCCGAAACGTCATGAGTTGATGAGATCAATTCATTTTACTCGATGAACCTGGGGAGACAAGAGAGGGCGGGGCGACGCCCGCCCGACACGAATCGACCCCGTCCGAAACGGGGCGACGCGGAGGAAACGATGAGCGCGAACGCCGTTGCCGGGCCGCCGGTCGCGACCTCGACCCGCTCGGCGACGTCGCCGAAACCCTTCTGGACACGGGCCATGGAGGTGCGGGTCGGCATCATCCCGCTGCCCGTCTACCTTCTCCTGCTCGCCCTGATCGCCGCCTTCGCCGTCAGGGGTAAGATCTCGGGCGAGGTGACGGTGATGATCGCCGTCCTGGTCGCGGGCGGCTTCACCTGCGCCGAGATCGGCCGGCGCATCCCGGTGCTGCGGGCGGTGGGCGGCTCGTCCCTGGTGACGATCTTCCTGCCCTCGTTCCTCGTCGCCCATCAGCTTCTGCCGGGACCGCTCGTGCAGTCGGTGACGACCTTCACGAAGTCGACGAACTTCATCTACCTGTTCATCACCGCCGTGGTGGTCGGCTCGATCCTGAGCATGGACCGCCGGGTGCTGATCCAGGGCTTCGCCAAGATCTTCGTGCCCCTGGCGCTCGGCTCGCTCGCCGGCCTCCTCGCGGGCGGCAGCGTCGGCTGGCTCGTCGGCATCGGCTTCTGGCGGTCGATCCTCTACGTCGTGGTGCCGGTGATGGCCGGCGGCGTCGGCGAAGGCGCGATCCCCCTCTCGGTCGGCTACGCGGAGGCGCTCGGCCTCGATCACGGCGGGATGCTCGGACAGATCCTGCCGCTGGTCTTCTTCGGCAACCTCGTCGCCATCGTCTGCTGCGGCGCCCTCAACACGCTGGGCAGGCGCCGCCCCGACCTCACCGGCAACGGCCGGCTCCAACCGTCCGGAGACGGGGAGGGGGAGGCCGACCACGGCGCCGTCCACCGCGACACGTCCGCGATCGATGTCGCCACCGTCGCGGCCGGCGGGATCACCGGCATCGCCATCTACGTCTTCGGCACCTTGATCCACGCGCTGATCGGCCTGCCCGCGCCGATGGCGATGCTGTTCCTCGTGGTGCTCGCCAAGCTGCTGCGGGCGGTGCCGCCCCCGCTGGAGGAGGGCGCCCGCGTGGTGTTCCGCTTCTTCGTGGTGGCGGTGACCTACCCGCTGCTGTTCAGCACGGCGGTGGCGCTCACCCCCTGGCACGAGCTGGTCGAGGCGTTCCACCCGGCCAACCTGGTCACCATCGTGGCGACCGTGCTCGCGCTGACCGGCACCGGCTACGTCGTCGGCCGCTGGCTCGCCATGTACCCGATCGAGACCGCGATCGTGAACGCCTGCCACAGCGGCCTCGGCGGCACGGGCGACGTGATGATCCTGACCGCCGCCGAGCGGATGGAACTGATGCCCTTCGCCCAGGTCGCGACCCGGATCGGCGGGGCGCTCACCGTCACCGCCGCGATCGTCGCGATGGCCCATTTCAAGATCGTCTGACGGAGGCGCGCCGTGCTGATGCGCTCGAAGCTGTTCGTCCCGGCCTCCCGGCCCGAACTGTTCGCGAAGGCCGCCGCCGGCCCCGCCGACGCCCTCTCCTTCGACCTCGAGGACGCCGTGCCGGAAGCCCGCAAGGACGCGGCGCGGGACGCTCTCGCGGCCTATCTGCGGGAAGCGCCCTCCGGTCTGCGCCAGACCGTCGTGGTGCGGGTCAACGCCCCCGGCACCGGGCATTTCGCGCGCGACCTCGAGGCGGTGGCCCTGCCGCGCACGGACCTCATCAACCTGCCGATGGTCGAGGAACCGGCCGCCATCACCGCGGCGGCCACCCGCCTCGACGGGTTGGATCCGGCGGGCCGCATCCGCCTCCTCGTCAACATCGAGACGCCACGGTCGCTGCGCCGGGCGGCCGACCTCGCCCGCGCGCATCCCCGCGTCGCCGGCCTGCAGATCGGCTACGCAGACCTGCTCGAGCCCTGCGGCATCGACCGCGACGACGCCTCGGCCCTGGCCCAGATCCGCCTCGCCGTCCGGCTCGCGGCCGCGGAGGCCGACGTGCCCGCCTACGACGGGGCGTTCGCGGCGGTGAAGGAGCCCGAGGCGTTCCGCGCGGAGTGCGAGGCCGCCCGCCGCCACGGCTTCGCCGGCAAGACCTGCATCCATCCGAGCCAGGTCGAGATCGCCAACGCCGCCTTCCTGCCGCGCCCGGACGAGGTGGCGTGGTCGCGCCGCATCCTGGCGGCCGCCGCCGAGGCCGAGGCGCGGGGGCTCGGGGCGATCCTCGTGGACGGCAGGATGATCGATCCGCCCTTCCTGGCCCGGGCCCGCGCCGTCGTGGCGCTGTCCGACCTCCACAGCGGGACGGAAGCCCGATGACCATGCGTGACCTGCACCGGCGCGACTACCGGCCCGAGGCCAGCGGCATCCTCGACGGCGTGCGCATCCTCGACCTCTCCCGCCTCTTCGCCGGCAACGTGCTGACTCAGATGCTCGGCGATTTCGGCGCCGAGGTGATCAAGGTCGAGCCCCCCGAGGGCGACACCCTGCGCGCCTGGAAAACCGAGGGTGTGGAGACCCACTGGAAGATCTACGCCCGCAACAAGAAGAGCCTGTGCCTGTCGCTGCGCGATCCGCGCGCCGTCGACGTGATCCGCGCCCTGGTGCCGTCCTGCCAGATGCTGGTGGAGAGCTTCCGGCCGGGGGTGCTCGAAGCGATGGGCCTGGCGCCCGAGGCCCTGCACGCCCTCAATCCCGGCCTGACCATCATCCGCATCTCCGGCTGGGGCCAGGACGGGCCCTACGCGCAGCGGCCCGGCTTCGGCACCGTGATCGAGGGGTTCTCCGGCTTCGCGGCGATGAACGGTTTCGCGGATCGCGAGCCCGTGCTGCCGCCGATGTACCTCGCCGACGGGGTCGCCGGCCTCACCGGGGCCTCGGCCGCGATGATCGCGCTCCGCGAGGTGGAGGTGAATGGCGGCCGCGGGCAGGTGATCGATCTGCCGCTCCTCGACCCGCTCTTCGCGATCCTCAGCCCGCAGGCGGCGCATCACCGGCTCACCGGCACGGTGAAGCCGCGCACCGGCTCGCGCTCGACGAACTCGGCGCCGCGAAACGCCTATCGGTGCAGCGATGGCCGCTACGTCGGCCTGTCGGGCTCGATCCAGAAGATGGCCGAGCGCCTGTTCTGGGCGATCGGGCGCCCGGACCTCGTGGACGACCCGCGCTTCCGCACCAACGCCGACCGGTTGCGCCACGTCGACGAGCTCGACGCGATCATCGGCGCATTCATCGCGCGGCGGACGCAGGACGAGAACGTCGCCTTCTTCGAGGCGGCCGAGGTGACGATCGGCCCGATCAACGATGCGGCCAAGCTCGTCGCCGACCCGCACGTGGTCGAGCGCGAACTCGTCGCCGACTATCCCGACCCGGACATGGGGCTGATCCCCATGCACGCCGTCGTGCCGCGCCTGCACGATCGGCCGGGCTCGATCCGCACCCCCGCGCCGACACTCGGCCAGCACAACCGCGAACTGCTCGGCCGGATCGGCATCGCGGGCGCGGCCTTCGACGGGCTCGTCGAGGCGGGCGTGGTGCGCGGCGGCGACACCCGGTGACGACGACAGGGAGGATGGGAATGCCCATGCTGACACGCCGCGGCTTCGTCGCGGCCACGATGGCCGGCGTGGCGCTGCCGCGCGGGGCGCTGGCCGCCGACGGACCGGTCCCGAACTCCGCCGGCACCGAGGGGCCGCGCCGTCTTGCGCCCGCCGGGGCCTGCGACTGCCACTTCCACATCATCGACGCGCGCTTCCCGCCCCCCGACACGCCGAAGCCCCCGGGCATGACGGTCGACGATTACCGCCTGCTCCAGGCGCGCCTCGGCACGACCCGCGCCGTGCCGGTGCAGCCGAAGAACCACGGCACCGATCCGACCTGTCTCCTCGACGCCCTCGCGCGCTTCGGCGGGAACGGGCGCGGCATCGCCGTCCTTCGCCCGGACGTCACGGACGCCGCGCTGAAGCGCCTCGACGCCGGCAACGTGCGCGGCCTGCGCTTCAGCGTCTGGAATCCCAACGACACCGTGGCCCCGATCGCCGCGATCGAGCCGCTGGCCAAGCGCGTCGCCGATCTCGGCTGGCACGTGCAGCTGCACATGTCCGGGGACCAGATCCGGGAGAACGCGGCTCTGCTGAACCGGCTGCCCTGCGGGATCGTGTTCGACCATATGGGCCGCCTCGATCCCGCC
This portion of the Methylobacterium sp. NMS14P genome encodes:
- the ydiJ gene encoding D-2-hydroxyglutarate dehydrogenase YdiJ; translation: MIPRLSSGPKAPSLYAALCAELRVRGFAGDLTLAEADRTVLATDNSIYQITPRAIAFPRGLDDLARIATLLAEERFAEVRIAPRGGGTGTNGQSLTDGLVVDLSRHMNRILAIDPVRRTARVEAGVVKDQLNAALAEHGLFFAPELSTSSRATIGGMVATDACGQGSCLYGKTRDHVLALTTVLADGTVWHSEPLDAAGLEAAQGRPDLAGAIHRELDRLQRENAALIDETFPPLNRCLTGYDLAHLRRGDGRFDLNAVLCGSEGTLGLLAEATLNVLPLPSHVALVVLRYDGFDAALRDARALMVFGAASVETVDSTVLGLAQEDPVWESVAAYFPEDRGERARGVNLIEFVGGADAVEAALARLTTALDQAGTADGRRGYTVARGEAEVGRLWAMRKKAVGLLGNTRGDRRPVAFVEDTAVPPEHLADYIAEFRHALDRRGLDYGMFGHVDAGVLHVRPAIDMKAPGAEALVRAVTEDVVALTQRYGGLLWGEHGKGVRSEFSPRFFGALYPVLQAVKTAFDPRNQFNPGKIAAPEGAALLRVDGVPTKGSRDRAIPEEVRAGYDEALHCNGNGACFTWDPDEAMCPSWKGTRERRHSPKGRAQLIREWLRRLAAEGRDPLEETRRLRARPGWLAFPARLAATLRRQEDFSHEVHAAMAGCLACKSCTGSCPIKVDVPTFRAKFLELYHGRYLRPLRHHAVAALEGAVPLLARAPRLANAATSLGLTGMIGLVHVPALSGLDLRGELKRRGVVPADARTLERLPEAARLTSVIVVQDAFTSHYDTPVLLALLDLLIGLGLRPWLAPYRPNGKALHVHGFLGRFGRLAAANADHLGRLAATGIDLVGLDPSITLTYRAEYRQALAGRDLPRVHLVQEWLAGRLDHRRLATGTEAYWLLPHCTERATAQPALADWVKVFAALGLRLSVLPSGCCGMAGTYGHEAEHRAMSERIYGLSWAAHVAGKGRSGRLLADGYSCRAQVKLVDGLRLPHPVEILRDHLAAGPLPARRTTSLDA
- a CDS encoding MFS transporter, with protein sequence MAQGQQAQAPAHAVDERNLHRKMMRRILPFLFVCYVVSYLDRVNVGFAALTMNAHIGLTATSFGIGAGLFFLGYFLAEIPSNLIMMRVGARLWIARIMITWGLVSAATAFVTGPIQFGVARFLLGLGEAGFVPGVFLYLSLWFPSAVRARATALFLLGIPVANIIGSPISGALVQVEGFGLAGWQWLLILEALPAVLLGIVCLFVLTDRPEKARCLTRAERDVLVATLAAEKAAIEKKHPMTLAQALRNWRVLTLAAINFCAIIGSLGIGLWLPQIIKQLGLATSLIGIVTAIPYLCGAVAMVVWGRLSDRGRDRTIYPAISLFVGAAALTASALTPTPLLTIAALCVAVMGINSFVATFWAVPSGFLTGRAAAGGIAMIVSIGNLGGFAGPYLIGLVRDVSGGFTAPLLMVGGILLVGALTMLAFGRQVRRDAIPAAVPA
- a CDS encoding IclR family transcriptional regulator, which produces MAKEARARPNLEGVASADRVLTVLTAFRRGDDALELSELARRTSLVKSTIMRLCISLEKFDLIERLDDGRYRLGVEAARIGSVYQQSFALEERIVPVLERLAAESLETASFYIRRGNQRLCLFRADSPSPLRMNVRPGDMRPMDESAIAQVLRAFSDQRTSERAPVEIPVYSSGVTDPHVASIAMPVFGTEERLIGALALSGPSSRLTREQAETLKPRLREAGERLSSELGAQL
- a CDS encoding MFS transporter, translated to MVGITCLGAFVGQVDASIVQLGLPALEQAFDASLDQVSWVAVGYSLAFAAVLPAYARLAEIAGRKLLYLLGFALFGLFSALCGLAPSLPWLIAFRVLQGMSGALLGANSIVILVAVTDQTQRGRAMGLFASAQALGVIAGPALGGLLLNDLSWHWIFWVTVPVTALGAALGWVLVPVSTPLGRDATFDWRGALLLIPALCGLMMTLTELNAWGPLSPSVLACAIVAAALLAGFVWWDGRAPAPLIDLGLFRSRAFTGGTVAALLSYAMLYGMFFAMSFALVRGYRDAPVSAGLRLAIIPVALGLVAPFSGRLSERWPRLATRGGTGLCAAAALGLSQTLTGGLGGEPAMTLLLAAYGVGLGLFIAPNNGATLAAAPAEHAGQAGGLLNLMRAFGTATGVAAASALLAWRVEQATGLHGRTVGVSERALLGAASDVMILLATLALATALAASFEDRRRTPPRRA
- a CDS encoding LysR family transcriptional regulator codes for the protein MKLPVDGVQAFVLIAELGSYRRAAESLGLTQTALTRRIQKLEGFLGAVLLDRTTRSVRLSAVGHEFLPLAARLITDFTHGIERLRTTSRLGVGDVTVATVQSIAFRRMPAVLQAYGRDYPQNRVQILERSGALVTEAVRKGEADFGIHIQQEADADLIEDRLVRDPFVLICHSGHPLAGRREVRWTDLSGTDLVTLGGASGNRPRVEAQLTAAGLPPRGRFVVESTPTALALVSAGIGAAILPAALKGASPRDDLREVLLAEPVIYRTISLVRRRNASLTPAASLFYEALKSALSTGCDAFGQRADSECVATLR
- a CDS encoding 2-hydroxycarboxylate transporter family protein; the protein is MSANAVAGPPVATSTRSATSPKPFWTRAMEVRVGIIPLPVYLLLLALIAAFAVRGKISGEVTVMIAVLVAGGFTCAEIGRRIPVLRAVGGSSLVTIFLPSFLVAHQLLPGPLVQSVTTFTKSTNFIYLFITAVVVGSILSMDRRVLIQGFAKIFVPLALGSLAGLLAGGSVGWLVGIGFWRSILYVVVPVMAGGVGEGAIPLSVGYAEALGLDHGGMLGQILPLVFFGNLVAIVCCGALNTLGRRRPDLTGNGRLQPSGDGEGEADHGAVHRDTSAIDVATVAAGGITGIAIYVFGTLIHALIGLPAPMAMLFLVVLAKLLRAVPPPLEEGARVVFRFFVVAVTYPLLFSTAVALTPWHELVEAFHPANLVTIVATVLALTGTGYVVGRWLAMYPIETAIVNACHSGLGGTGDVMILTAAERMELMPFAQVATRIGGALTVTAAIVAMAHFKIV
- a CDS encoding HpcH/HpaI aldolase/citrate lyase family protein, whose protein sequence is MRSKLFVPASRPELFAKAAAGPADALSFDLEDAVPEARKDAARDALAAYLREAPSGLRQTVVVRVNAPGTGHFARDLEAVALPRTDLINLPMVEEPAAITAAATRLDGLDPAGRIRLLVNIETPRSLRRAADLARAHPRVAGLQIGYADLLEPCGIDRDDASALAQIRLAVRLAAAEADVPAYDGAFAAVKEPEAFRAECEAARRHGFAGKTCIHPSQVEIANAAFLPRPDEVAWSRRILAAAAEAEARGLGAILVDGRMIDPPFLARARAVVALSDLHSGTEAR
- a CDS encoding CaiB/BaiF CoA transferase family protein, yielding MTMRDLHRRDYRPEASGILDGVRILDLSRLFAGNVLTQMLGDFGAEVIKVEPPEGDTLRAWKTEGVETHWKIYARNKKSLCLSLRDPRAVDVIRALVPSCQMLVESFRPGVLEAMGLAPEALHALNPGLTIIRISGWGQDGPYAQRPGFGTVIEGFSGFAAMNGFADREPVLPPMYLADGVAGLTGASAAMIALREVEVNGGRGQVIDLPLLDPLFAILSPQAAHHRLTGTVKPRTGSRSTNSAPRNAYRCSDGRYVGLSGSIQKMAERLFWAIGRPDLVDDPRFRTNADRLRHVDELDAIIGAFIARRTQDENVAFFEAAEVTIGPINDAAKLVADPHVVERELVADYPDPDMGLIPMHAVVPRLHDRPGSIRTPAPTLGQHNRELLGRIGIAGAAFDGLVEAGVVRGGDTR
- a CDS encoding amidohydrolase family protein, which produces MPMLTRRGFVAATMAGVALPRGALAADGPVPNSAGTEGPRRLAPAGACDCHFHIIDARFPPPDTPKPPGMTVDDYRLLQARLGTTRAVPVQPKNHGTDPTCLLDALARFGGNGRGIAVLRPDVTDAALKRLDAGNVRGLRFSVWNPNDTVAPIAAIEPLAKRVADLGWHVQLHMSGDQIRENAALLNRLPCGIVFDHMGRLDPARGPDDPAFATIAGLVEKGRAWVKLAGAYLNTRAGPPEYPDATRTARAFVKLAPERLVWGSDWPHVTETHKPDDAVLFDLLSDWAGSEATRDRILVDNPAKLYGFA